The Desulfoscipio gibsoniae DSM 7213 genome contains a region encoding:
- the rseP gene encoding RIP metalloprotease RseP codes for MATFWASVFVFAILIFFHELGHFAVAKAVGIKVHEFSLGFGPKLFGQNRGGTDYNLRLLPLGGFVRMAGMDPEEEDVEEGKGFNDKSVLQRMAVIIAGPLMNFLLAAVLMAVTFMLQGMPVSGTTVASVMPGQPAEQAGIKSGDQIYSIAGKKVADWEEIISTISSRPGQPTDLVIIRDNQRIELTITPVVGEEGRAMIGISRVQKLNPLAALANGFKLTFQVTVLIVEFVGKMIVGQAPADLGGPVRMVWEIDRAVDTGFYYLLYLAAFLSINLGLFNLFPIPALDGSRIMFLGLEGLRGRPVDPSKENFIHMVGFGLLLLLVVFVTYNDVLQLFNQSP; via the coding sequence ATGGCTACCTTCTGGGCATCAGTTTTTGTTTTTGCTATATTGATATTTTTTCATGAGCTGGGTCATTTTGCCGTGGCCAAAGCGGTGGGTATAAAAGTTCATGAGTTCAGCTTGGGATTTGGACCTAAATTATTTGGCCAAAACCGTGGAGGCACTGATTACAACTTGCGGTTATTACCTTTGGGCGGATTTGTGCGCATGGCCGGTATGGATCCCGAAGAAGAGGACGTAGAGGAAGGCAAGGGTTTTAACGATAAATCTGTACTGCAGCGTATGGCGGTAATAATAGCTGGTCCGCTGATGAACTTTTTACTGGCGGCGGTATTGATGGCAGTTACATTTATGTTGCAGGGTATGCCTGTGTCGGGCACAACCGTTGCCAGCGTTATGCCCGGGCAGCCGGCTGAGCAAGCGGGTATTAAGTCTGGTGACCAAATTTATTCCATAGCGGGTAAAAAGGTTGCAGACTGGGAAGAAATTATATCAACCATTAGCAGTCGACCCGGTCAGCCCACTGATTTGGTGATTATAAGAGATAATCAAAGGATAGAGCTAACTATCACTCCCGTCGTAGGTGAAGAGGGTAGGGCCATGATCGGCATCTCCCGTGTACAAAAATTAAACCCGCTGGCTGCGCTTGCCAATGGCTTCAAGCTTACTTTCCAGGTAACAGTATTGATAGTGGAATTTGTCGGTAAGATGATCGTTGGCCAGGCACCTGCGGATTTGGGCGGACCGGTGAGGATGGTTTGGGAAATTGACCGGGCGGTGGATACGGGTTTCTACTACTTGTTGTATTTGGCTGCCTTTTTAAGTATCAATCTGGGGTTATTCAATTTGTTCCCCATTCCTGCGTTGGACGGCAGTAGAATAATGTTCCTTGGTTTGGAAGGTTTACGAGGGCGTCCCGTAGATCCCTCCAAGGAGAATTTTATACACATGGTGGGGTTTGGGTTGCTGCTATTACTGGTTGTTTTTGTCACCTATAATGATGTTTTACAGCTGTTTAACCAAAGTCCCTAA
- the ispG gene encoding flavodoxin-dependent (E)-4-hydroxy-3-methylbut-2-enyl-diphosphate synthase, which translates to MQRRKSRPVRLGAVTVGGDAPVSVQSMTNTDTCDVVATRAQIGRLVEAGCEIIRVAVPDQRAARALPDIMRGLEVPLVADIHFDYRLALAAIDAGVDGLRINPGNIGSRDKVVAVVQAARQKNVPIRIGVNAGSLEKDLLREGVTPEALVQSALRHVSILEELGFYEIKISLKASDVPLMLTAYHMLADKVDYPFHIGVTEAGTLFAGSIKSAVGIGALLWEGLGDTVRVSLTGDPVQEVRAAYEILKALGLRRRGAELISCPTCGRTRIDLVRIASEVEQRLAAIKQPLKVAVMGCVVNGPGEARHADVGIAGGIGEGLIFRKGQVIRKVQESLLVEELMKEIDHIIQGRNGDEGV; encoded by the coding sequence ATGCAGCGTAGGAAAAGCAGGCCGGTACGCCTGGGTGCTGTCACGGTGGGTGGTGACGCACCGGTGTCAGTACAGTCCATGACTAATACCGATACCTGTGATGTTGTAGCCACCCGGGCGCAAATCGGGCGGCTTGTTGAAGCCGGCTGTGAAATTATAAGGGTGGCGGTACCTGACCAGCGGGCGGCCCGGGCATTGCCGGACATAATGCGGGGGCTGGAAGTTCCTCTAGTTGCGGACATTCATTTTGATTATCGATTGGCCCTGGCGGCTATCGATGCGGGAGTGGACGGGCTGCGGATCAATCCGGGCAACATTGGCAGCCGTGATAAGGTTGTGGCGGTGGTTCAGGCGGCCCGGCAGAAGAATGTGCCAATACGTATCGGCGTTAATGCCGGATCATTGGAAAAGGATTTGCTCCGGGAAGGGGTAACCCCTGAGGCTTTGGTGCAGAGCGCTTTGCGCCATGTATCCATACTAGAGGAACTGGGATTTTATGAAATTAAAATTTCCCTTAAGGCGTCAGATGTACCTCTTATGTTAACCGCTTACCACATGCTGGCCGATAAAGTAGATTACCCGTTTCACATTGGGGTTACCGAAGCGGGTACTTTGTTTGCAGGAAGCATTAAGTCGGCGGTAGGTATAGGGGCATTGCTGTGGGAAGGCCTGGGTGATACAGTTCGGGTTTCTTTGACCGGTGATCCTGTACAGGAGGTACGGGCGGCCTACGAGATATTGAAGGCACTGGGCTTAAGGCGCCGGGGAGCGGAGCTGATATCCTGCCCCACCTGTGGTCGAACGCGCATTGATTTGGTTAGAATTGCCAGCGAAGTTGAACAGCGTTTGGCGGCCATTAAGCAACCGCTTAAAGTTGCGGTGATGGGCTGCGTTGTCAATGGTCCCGGGGAGGCCAGACATGCCGATGTGGGTATTGCCGGCGGTATTGGAGAAGGTCTTATTTTTCGTAAAGGACAGGTAATTAGAAAAGTACAGGAAAGCTTACTGGTTGAAGAGCTGATGAAGGAAATTGATCATATTATTCAAGGGAGGAACGGGGATGAGGGTGTCTAA
- a CDS encoding proline--tRNA ligase: MRVSNLLVPTLREVPAEAEVISHQLLLRAGFMRKAAAGVYTLLPLAWRVILKIERIIREEMDRQGGQEIMMPIIQPAELWQESGRWDVYGPELFRFKDRHGRDFCLGPTHEEIITTLVKGEINSYKQLPLLLYQIQNKYRDERRPRFGLMRGREFIMKDLYSFDRDEAGLDASYNKMYEAYTNVFRRCGLQFRPVVADSGAIGGSDTHEFMVLAESGEATVLYCADEKCGYAANQERAEAVHSLASNIDVPGELQKVSTPGCRSVSEVTEYLNVPPEKVIKTVIYTTDKENVAVMIRGDREINEIKLYNVLGCVRLDLADEQTVRGVTGAPVGYAGPVGLNGVKLVADSEVMSLVNAVCGANEKEQHLVNVNPQRDTKPDLITDIRLVKAGEPCPQCGAELLEAKGIEVGQVFKLGTKYSKALGGTFLDESGKARPFVMGCYGIGVTRTMAAAVEQNYDERGIIWPVQIAPYHVIVVPVSSKDQNLMQAAETIYNDLNDAGVETVIDDRPERAGVKFNDADLVGYPLRVTVGSKGLANGQVELYMRRNGETVLVPQDDVVNAVKTKLRDIG; encoded by the coding sequence ATGAGGGTGTCTAATTTGCTGGTGCCGACACTGCGGGAGGTGCCTGCAGAAGCTGAGGTGATCAGTCACCAGCTGCTGCTGCGAGCTGGTTTTATGCGTAAGGCGGCAGCAGGTGTGTACACATTGCTGCCCTTGGCCTGGCGGGTAATTCTCAAAATCGAACGCATTATTAGAGAAGAAATGGACAGGCAGGGCGGCCAGGAGATAATGATGCCCATTATCCAGCCGGCAGAGTTGTGGCAGGAATCCGGGCGCTGGGATGTGTATGGTCCCGAGTTGTTCAGATTTAAGGACAGGCATGGCCGGGATTTTTGCTTGGGGCCAACCCATGAGGAAATTATTACTACCCTGGTTAAAGGAGAGATAAATTCATATAAGCAGTTGCCGCTGCTGCTGTATCAAATTCAAAACAAATACCGGGATGAACGCCGCCCACGGTTTGGCTTGATGCGTGGCAGGGAATTTATCATGAAAGATTTATACTCCTTTGATCGTGATGAAGCGGGGCTGGATGCCAGTTATAACAAAATGTATGAAGCGTATACTAATGTATTTCGCCGCTGTGGTTTACAGTTTAGGCCGGTGGTGGCAGATTCGGGAGCCATTGGTGGTAGTGACACTCATGAGTTTATGGTGCTGGCTGAGTCAGGGGAAGCCACCGTACTTTATTGCGCTGATGAAAAGTGCGGTTATGCGGCCAACCAGGAACGGGCTGAGGCAGTTCATTCGCTTGCCAGTAACATTGACGTGCCCGGAGAGTTGCAAAAGGTGTCTACGCCGGGCTGCCGCAGTGTTAGTGAAGTAACCGAATATTTAAACGTGCCCCCGGAAAAAGTGATCAAAACCGTTATCTACACCACCGATAAGGAAAATGTTGCGGTGATGATCAGGGGTGACCGGGAAATAAATGAGATCAAGCTATATAATGTCCTGGGCTGTGTCAGGCTGGACCTGGCTGATGAGCAGACTGTGCGCGGGGTAACCGGAGCTCCGGTGGGCTATGCCGGTCCGGTGGGATTGAACGGGGTAAAGCTGGTGGCCGACTCGGAGGTAATGAGTTTGGTTAATGCCGTATGCGGGGCCAATGAAAAAGAGCAGCACCTGGTTAATGTTAACCCGCAGCGGGATACCAAGCCGGATTTAATTACGGATATTCGTTTGGTAAAAGCGGGTGAGCCCTGCCCTCAATGCGGTGCTGAATTGCTAGAGGCCAAAGGAATTGAGGTTGGTCAGGTTTTTAAACTTGGTACTAAATACAGTAAAGCACTGGGGGGCACTTTTTTGGATGAAAGCGGTAAGGCCAGGCCGTTTGTTATGGGTTGTTACGGTATTGGCGTTACCAGGACGATGGCTGCCGCCGTTGAGCAAAATTATGATGAGCGTGGGATTATCTGGCCGGTACAAATAGCGCCTTATCATGTAATAGTAGTGCCGGTGAGCAGCAAAGATCAGAATCTTATGCAAGCCGCAGAAACAATATATAATGATCTTAATGATGCAGGAGTGGAGACTGTTATTGATGACCGGCCGGAGCGGGCAGGGGTAAAGTTTAATGATGCGGACCTGGTGGGGTATCCTCTGCGCGTTACCGTGGGGTCTAAGGGATTAGCGAACGGCCAAGTGGAGCTTTACATGCGGCGCAACGGTGAAACAGTGCTTGTGCCGCAAGATGATGTGGTGAATGCTGTAAAGACAAAGCTAAGGGATATTGGTTAA
- the rimP gene encoding ribosome maturation factor RimP produces MNSSKTVKAIAQIITPKLVELGVELVDIKYTREGGRWFLRIFIDKPAGVGLEDCQLVSENIDPLLDEHDPIPHAYTLEVSSPGLDRPLNKPADFARFAGEQIKLTTFNPVEGRRKFKGKIIAAEDRSVTLDVDGTSVILSLDQVASARLSPEF; encoded by the coding sequence ATGAATAGTAGTAAAACAGTAAAAGCCATAGCACAAATCATTACCCCCAAACTGGTTGAACTAGGTGTTGAACTGGTGGATATAAAATACACCAGGGAAGGGGGGCGCTGGTTTTTAAGGATTTTTATTGATAAGCCCGCCGGTGTGGGCCTCGAAGACTGCCAGTTGGTTTCCGAGAATATAGACCCGCTGTTGGATGAACACGATCCTATACCGCATGCGTACACTCTGGAGGTCTCATCACCTGGTCTGGACAGACCGCTGAACAAACCGGCCGACTTTGCTAGATTTGCCGGCGAGCAAATAAAATTAACTACATTTAATCCGGTGGAAGGCAGACGCAAGTTTAAAGGAAAAATTATCGCTGCCGAAGACCGGTCGGTAACCCTTGATGTGGACGGCACCAGTGTTATTCTGTCTTTGGATCAGGTTGCTTCTGCTCGTTTGTCACCTGAGTTTTAA
- the nusA gene encoding transcription termination factor NusA, translating to MNTEFLEALKDLEREKGISANVLLEAIEAALLSAYKRNFGSLQNAKVLLDRESGDCKVYAQRNVVEEVLDPRLEISLSEARAIDPLYNLGDVVETEVTPRNFGRIAAQTAKQVVVQRIREAERNIIYEQFANREGDIISGVVQRIEQKNAFIELGKTEAILTPAEQIPGETYAQGDRVKAYIVEVKKTTKGPQIFVSRTHPGLLKRLLELEVPELQEGVVELKSVAREAGYRSKIAVFSRDENVDPVGACVGPKGMRVQTIVNELHGEKLDIIKWDPEPSKFVASSLSPAKVVAVEIWEDEKVARVIVPDYQLSLAIGKEGQNARLAAKLTGWKIDIKSESQMAELYPDYKDLFAEEFIE from the coding sequence ATGAATACCGAATTTTTGGAAGCCCTGAAGGATCTTGAAAGAGAAAAGGGGATTTCCGCTAATGTTTTGCTGGAGGCGATAGAGGCTGCGCTGCTTTCAGCGTATAAAAGAAATTTTGGATCACTGCAAAATGCCAAGGTGCTTTTGGACAGGGAATCAGGCGATTGTAAAGTCTACGCCCAGAGGAATGTTGTTGAAGAGGTACTCGATCCACGCCTCGAAATATCGCTATCTGAGGCCAGGGCCATTGATCCCCTATACAATTTGGGTGATGTGGTGGAGACGGAGGTTACGCCGCGTAATTTTGGACGGATAGCGGCCCAAACAGCCAAGCAGGTGGTGGTGCAGCGGATTCGCGAAGCCGAGCGCAACATAATATATGAGCAATTCGCCAACCGGGAAGGTGACATTATAAGCGGCGTGGTGCAGCGGATTGAACAAAAGAACGCTTTTATTGAACTGGGCAAAACAGAGGCTATATTAACACCAGCGGAGCAAATACCAGGTGAAACCTATGCTCAGGGTGATCGGGTGAAGGCCTACATAGTGGAGGTGAAAAAAACCACCAAGGGGCCGCAAATCTTTGTTTCCCGGACGCACCCCGGACTTTTAAAAAGACTCCTTGAACTGGAGGTTCCTGAACTGCAGGAAGGTGTTGTGGAGTTGAAATCTGTAGCTCGTGAGGCAGGCTATCGCTCTAAAATAGCTGTTTTTTCCAGAGATGAAAACGTGGATCCAGTGGGAGCATGTGTCGGTCCAAAGGGGATGCGTGTGCAGACCATAGTTAATGAACTGCACGGTGAAAAATTGGATATCATTAAATGGGACCCTGAGCCATCTAAATTTGTGGCTAGCTCACTTAGCCCGGCCAAAGTAGTGGCCGTTGAGATTTGGGAAGATGAAAAGGTGGCCCGGGTCATTGTACCTGATTACCAGCTTTCCTTAGCTATTGGAAAAGAAGGGCAAAATGCTCGCTTGGCTGCTAAGTTGACGGGTTGGAAGATAGATATAAAAAGTGAGAGCCAAATGGCTGAATTATATCCTGATTATAAAGATTTGTTTGCCGAGGAATTTATTGAATAG
- the rnpM gene encoding RNase P modulator RnpM, translated as MPKVRKIPERMCIGCQEMKPKKTLIRVVRTPEETIEVDRTGKRSGRGAYICPNEECLDKALKGKRLEKALKHAITEEIKESLLKRVDQP; from the coding sequence TTGCCTAAAGTGAGAAAAATACCGGAAAGAATGTGTATAGGCTGCCAGGAAATGAAGCCCAAAAAAACATTAATTCGAGTTGTACGCACGCCTGAGGAGACTATTGAGGTAGATCGCACCGGTAAGCGTTCGGGGCGGGGTGCATACATTTGTCCAAATGAAGAGTGCCTGGATAAGGCATTAAAAGGTAAAAGACTCGAAAAGGCTTTAAAGCATGCCATTACCGAGGAAATTAAAGAAAGTCTGCTGAAAAGGGTGGACCAGCCATGA
- a CDS encoding L7Ae/L30e/S12e/Gadd45 family ribosomal protein, protein MNDAVANLLGLCRRAGKVISGETAVQNAFLKNEIKLLILASDASKRSQEKFMQLAKENSVPAFCYSSKNELGFLLGKAPRTAVAIIDEQLARGIAGAMERGEVDLCTF, encoded by the coding sequence ATGAACGATGCAGTGGCCAATTTGCTTGGTTTGTGCAGGCGGGCCGGAAAGGTGATCAGCGGCGAAACCGCCGTGCAAAATGCTTTTTTAAAAAACGAAATAAAATTGCTGATTCTAGCTAGTGATGCATCAAAACGCAGTCAAGAAAAGTTTATGCAGTTGGCTAAAGAAAATAGTGTTCCTGCTTTTTGCTACTCTTCCAAGAATGAACTGGGTTTTTTGCTGGGAAAGGCGCCCCGTACAGCGGTGGCGATAATAGATGAACAGCTTGCCCGGGGTATCGCCGGAGCGATGGAAAGGGGAGAGGTTGACTTGTGTACGTTTTAA
- the infB gene encoding translation initiation factor IF-2 — protein MVKKRVHELAKELNIESKDMLRKLNQMGINVKSHMSTLEENEIVRIRNHYQSAGGSSKITKSPQPKNEKHGSLKAAGGRDRQDRGPGLVDRVPDRPPDRVFTEKTAGNFPSDKGRGSESRYKKQDDQHKNNQPKGNQPRGSQPRNNQPRSNQPRSNQPRKENGQQGRVPAERQHAQAENRGMVHKPEQNRGQSHAFRDRNKPGDHNRPAGQQRPAKPFDRGAKKGGHAPHTDAGGGLAKMAQKSMPDQVKALEKNKAQERSKQVEKHTFKGKNTKDNRFVKDASKKERDFRNSPNKKFNRGPRKKTQPVPTVEKKPITIGETITVKSLAEKMRISAGEVIKKLMELGTLATINQEIDSDTATIVANEMGFEVQVKIELDKEAQLMMQEPEDDASNLKSRPPVVTIMGHVDHGKTSLLDAIRHANVTASEAGGITQHIGAYQVEHKGKKITFVDTPGHAAFTAMRARGAKVTDIAILVIAADDGVMPQTVEAINHARAAEVPIIVAVNKIDKPDADPEKVKRELTEYNLIPEEWGGDTIFVEVSAKERQNLTDLLEMILLVAEIGEYKANPSRTARGTVIEAELDKGRGPVATVLVQNGTLRVGDFIIAGVAYGKVRAMMDYTGRRVNKAGPSMPVEVLGFSAVPPAGELFYTVEDEKFGKQIIDERANKKREEELKLSAPKVSLDDLFNQIKEGQVKELSIIIKADVQGSVEAVRQALEQIGTDEVRVNVIHGGVGAITESDIMLASASNAIVIGFNVRPDVNARNAVETEKVDIRLYRIIYDAIDDIKAAMSGLLEPEYKEVVLGRAEVRKTFKVTKVGTIAGCYVTEGKVTRDAGVRVIRDGIVIHEGHLDSLKRFKDDAREVMQGYECGITVEKFNDIREGDQIEVYTVEAIKRELA, from the coding sequence ATGGTAAAAAAACGTGTTCATGAACTTGCCAAGGAGCTTAATATAGAAAGTAAGGATATGCTGCGGAAACTTAATCAAATGGGTATTAATGTAAAGTCCCATATGAGCACCCTGGAGGAAAACGAAATAGTAAGGATAAGGAACCATTACCAGAGTGCTGGCGGATCCAGTAAGATAACTAAGTCACCGCAGCCTAAAAATGAAAAACACGGAAGCTTAAAGGCCGCCGGTGGCAGGGATCGCCAAGACCGTGGTCCCGGTTTGGTTGATCGGGTTCCCGACCGCCCACCCGATCGTGTTTTTACAGAAAAAACGGCTGGTAATTTTCCCAGTGACAAGGGTCGTGGAAGTGAGTCGAGGTACAAAAAACAAGACGATCAACACAAAAACAATCAACCAAAAGGTAACCAGCCCAGGGGTAGCCAACCCAGGAACAATCAGCCCAGGAGTAACCAACCTAGAAGTAACCAACCCAGAAAGGAAAACGGTCAGCAGGGTAGAGTGCCTGCCGAACGTCAGCATGCACAGGCTGAGAATCGTGGGATGGTTCATAAGCCCGAGCAAAACAGAGGCCAGTCCCATGCTTTTCGCGACCGCAACAAACCGGGCGACCATAACCGTCCGGCAGGCCAACAACGACCGGCGAAACCATTTGACCGGGGTGCCAAAAAAGGAGGCCACGCACCACACACTGATGCTGGCGGTGGTCTGGCTAAGATGGCCCAAAAGAGTATGCCGGACCAGGTAAAAGCACTGGAGAAAAATAAAGCTCAGGAGCGCTCTAAGCAGGTTGAAAAACATACCTTTAAAGGAAAAAATACCAAGGACAACAGGTTTGTCAAAGATGCCTCCAAGAAAGAGCGTGACTTTAGAAATAGTCCGAACAAAAAATTTAATAGAGGTCCTCGTAAGAAAACCCAGCCGGTACCAACGGTGGAGAAAAAGCCTATTACTATTGGTGAAACTATTACTGTTAAGTCGCTGGCCGAAAAGATGCGCATTAGTGCCGGCGAGGTAATCAAAAAATTAATGGAGCTTGGTACACTGGCTACTATAAATCAGGAAATTGACTCTGATACAGCAACCATTGTGGCTAATGAGATGGGTTTTGAGGTGCAGGTAAAGATTGAGCTGGATAAAGAAGCCCAGTTGATGATGCAGGAACCTGAAGATGATGCTAGTAATTTGAAATCGCGCCCACCGGTAGTTACTATCATGGGGCACGTGGACCACGGTAAAACTTCACTTTTAGATGCTATCCGTCATGCCAATGTGACTGCCTCCGAGGCAGGTGGTATTACGCAGCATATCGGTGCTTACCAGGTTGAGCACAAAGGCAAGAAAATTACATTTGTTGATACGCCCGGGCACGCGGCATTTACCGCTATGCGAGCCAGGGGAGCCAAAGTAACTGATATTGCCATATTGGTAATAGCCGCTGACGATGGTGTAATGCCCCAGACTGTTGAGGCGATTAACCACGCCCGGGCTGCGGAGGTACCTATCATTGTGGCTGTGAATAAAATTGATAAGCCCGATGCTGACCCGGAAAAAGTGAAGCGTGAATTGACAGAGTATAACCTCATACCGGAAGAATGGGGTGGGGATACAATCTTCGTTGAGGTTTCGGCCAAGGAAAGACAAAACCTTACAGATCTTTTAGAAATGATTCTGCTGGTGGCGGAAATTGGTGAATATAAAGCCAATCCAAGCCGGACGGCCCGGGGAACGGTAATTGAGGCTGAGCTTGATAAGGGCCGTGGGCCGGTGGCCACTGTACTGGTGCAAAATGGCACCCTGCGGGTTGGAGATTTCATTATTGCTGGTGTTGCTTATGGGAAAGTCAGGGCGATGATGGACTATACCGGCCGGAGGGTGAATAAAGCAGGCCCGTCCATGCCGGTTGAAGTACTGGGTTTTTCAGCAGTGCCGCCGGCCGGGGAATTGTTTTATACAGTGGAAGATGAAAAGTTTGGCAAGCAAATTATCGATGAACGAGCTAATAAAAAACGGGAGGAAGAGCTTAAGCTATCCGCACCGAAAGTCTCGCTGGATGATTTATTTAATCAAATTAAAGAAGGCCAGGTTAAAGAACTTAGCATAATTATTAAGGCAGATGTGCAGGGCTCAGTGGAAGCCGTGCGCCAGGCATTGGAGCAAATTGGAACTGATGAAGTTAGAGTTAACGTCATCCATGGTGGTGTTGGTGCCATTACAGAGTCTGACATTATGCTGGCATCGGCCTCCAATGCTATAGTTATTGGATTTAATGTGCGGCCTGACGTGAATGCTCGTAACGCTGTGGAAACAGAAAAAGTGGATATCCGGTTATACAGGATTATTTACGACGCCATAGATGATATAAAGGCGGCCATGAGCGGCCTTTTAGAGCCTGAGTATAAAGAAGTGGTTTTGGGAAGGGCTGAAGTTCGCAAGACATTTAAAGTGACCAAGGTGGGCACAATAGCAGGGTGCTATGTAACTGAAGGCAAGGTAACTAGAGATGCAGGTGTCCGGGTAATCAGGGATGGAATTGTAATTCATGAGGGCCATCTGGATTCGCTAAAAAGGTTTAAAGATGATGCTCGGGAAGTGATGCAGGGTTACGAGTGCGGTATCACTGTGGAAAAATTCAATGATATCAGAGAAGGCGACCAAATAGAGGTCTATACTGTGGAGGCTATCAAAAGGGAACTGGCCTGA
- the rbfA gene encoding 30S ribosome-binding factor RbfA encodes MSHRPERLAEAVKKEMSDLLLNELKDPRVGFATITGVDVSGDLKYAKIYVSVLGNHEQRHNTMLALKKAQGFIRTELGRRIRLRHVPEISFHLDESLDHGVRVMELLDEVKGKDV; translated from the coding sequence ATGTCCCACCGGCCGGAAAGGTTGGCCGAGGCTGTAAAAAAGGAAATGTCCGACCTGTTATTAAATGAATTAAAAGACCCGCGGGTTGGTTTTGCCACCATAACCGGGGTAGATGTGTCAGGCGATCTGAAATATGCCAAAATTTATGTTAGCGTTTTAGGTAATCACGAGCAAAGGCACAATACCATGCTGGCCCTAAAAAAAGCGCAGGGGTTTATTCGTACAGAACTGGGGCGCCGTATCAGGCTGAGACATGTGCCTGAGATATCTTTCCATCTTGATGAATCTTTGGATCACGGTGTCCGGGTTATGGAATTGTTGGATGAGGTTAAGGGTAAAGATGTTTGA
- a CDS encoding DHH family phosphoesterase encodes MFDNKQLFSSVVNEFNKAESIALCGHVMPDGDCLGAMLALGLALRQMGKRVVFCSPDPVPAVYGFLPCAGEVQLELNKQWRFDLFVSVDCSVPDRLGHFKELLDRAGRVVVLDHHAGSVVFGDVYLNIPACAAAGEIVYDLLPLLPVVFDEDIATCLYVAIVTDTGSFRYDNTGPMTHLRVADLMKLGVPAARVNKLLYEEKPLVSLRILNAVLQTLGISDCGRVAWMYVKRDTLRSLDASDEHVDGVINYPRMIKGVELALFFRELEDGKYKVSLRSKYYLDVNKLAARFGGGGHPRASGCLIEGDLEDIKGRLLQAALKALRDE; translated from the coding sequence ATGTTTGATAATAAACAGCTTTTCTCCTCGGTGGTTAATGAATTTAATAAAGCGGAAAGCATAGCACTTTGCGGTCACGTCATGCCCGATGGCGATTGTTTGGGGGCTATGCTGGCCTTGGGGCTGGCTCTACGGCAAATGGGCAAAAGGGTGGTGTTTTGCAGTCCCGACCCAGTGCCGGCAGTATATGGCTTTCTACCCTGCGCGGGTGAAGTGCAGTTAGAGCTTAACAAACAGTGGCGATTTGATTTATTTGTTTCTGTGGATTGCTCGGTGCCCGACCGGTTGGGGCATTTTAAGGAACTGCTCGACCGGGCGGGCCGGGTGGTCGTATTAGATCATCATGCTGGTTCAGTTGTCTTTGGTGATGTATATTTAAACATACCTGCTTGCGCAGCTGCGGGCGAGATCGTTTACGATTTGTTACCTTTGTTGCCGGTGGTTTTTGATGAAGATATAGCTACTTGTTTGTATGTAGCTATTGTTACTGATACCGGTTCTTTTCGCTATGACAATACAGGACCCATGACCCATCTTAGGGTGGCTGACTTAATGAAACTAGGTGTTCCGGCGGCACGAGTTAATAAACTCCTTTATGAAGAAAAGCCACTGGTTAGCCTGCGGATATTAAACGCTGTTTTACAAACACTGGGTATAAGTGATTGCGGTCGAGTGGCGTGGATGTATGTGAAAAGGGATACGTTGCGCAGCTTAGATGCATCTGATGAACATGTAGACGGCGTAATTAATTATCCACGTATGATTAAAGGTGTTGAATTGGCATTATTCTTCCGCGAATTGGAGGACGGCAAATATAAAGTTAGTTTGAGATCCAAATACTATTTGGATGTTAATAAACTGGCAGCTCGTTTTGGAGGAGGTGGCCATCCCCGGGCGTCCGGCTGTTTGATAGAGGGTGATTTGGAGGATATTAAAGGCCGTTTACTGCAAGCCGCTCTAAAGGCTTTAAGGGATGAATGA